In the genome of Candidatus Moraniibacteriota bacterium, one region contains:
- a CDS encoding mannose-1-phosphate guanylyltransferase, producing MPEDTCEQPIQYPHFYAVIMAGGSGTRLWPLSRKSKPKQFHNFLSESGSTLLEDTWERLRKTLAGTGNIFVGTSDRYRRKVLDLLPEIEADHLIIEPAPRGTAAAIALAAQEIFDRDPDAIVATIASDHVITNGDAFSPALLSAFETASKFNDKIVTIGINPTAPDTGFGYIKMGEDLGVVHDHRVFSIDSFKEKPDRETAEEYLKNWEYLWNAGYFIFSARAFLAQIRVFTPELSQTLERMRNTRDNPQETQKLFEELPNDPIEPAIIEKLPPEKRAVIPAPLEWSDVGNWSALFDLLEKRHEVSIIARGNHIDVGSEKCLILSDKKLIATIGLENVVVVETDDCILVASKDKVSEMKTLLEKIRQEKGDNYL from the coding sequence ATGCCGGAAGACACTTGCGAACAGCCTATTCAGTATCCACACTTCTACGCTGTCATCATGGCGGGCGGGAGCGGCACTCGACTCTGGCCGCTCTCTAGAAAATCCAAACCGAAACAATTCCATAATTTCTTGTCGGAAAGCGGATCGACCCTCCTGGAAGACACCTGGGAACGGCTTCGGAAGACACTCGCCGGTACCGGCAATATATTCGTGGGTACGAGCGACCGATATCGCCGGAAAGTTCTCGATCTTCTCCCGGAAATCGAAGCCGATCATCTCATTATCGAGCCAGCTCCCCGCGGTACCGCCGCCGCTATCGCTCTGGCAGCACAGGAAATATTTGATCGCGATCCCGACGCCATCGTCGCCACCATCGCTTCCGATCACGTTATCACCAATGGCGATGCATTCTCTCCGGCACTTCTTTCCGCATTCGAAACTGCGTCAAAATTCAATGACAAAATAGTCACTATAGGCATCAATCCCACGGCTCCGGACACTGGTTTTGGATACATAAAAATGGGTGAGGATCTCGGCGTTGTTCACGACCACCGAGTCTTTTCAATCGACTCCTTCAAAGAGAAGCCCGATCGAGAAACCGCTGAGGAGTATCTGAAAAACTGGGAATACCTCTGGAATGCCGGGTATTTCATTTTCTCAGCACGCGCTTTTTTGGCCCAAATAAGAGTCTTCACCCCGGAACTCTCACAGACACTCGAACGCATGAGAAACACCAGAGATAATCCCCAAGAAACACAGAAGCTTTTTGAAGAACTGCCGAATGATCCGATAGAACCCGCCATTATTGAAAAACTCCCCCCGGAAAAACGAGCTGTCATACCGGCACCACTCGAATGGAGCGATGTCGGCAACTGGTCTGCGCTCTTTGATCTTCTCGAGAAGCGGCATGAAGTCTCCATCATCGCACGCGGAAATCATATCGATGTGGGAAGTGAGAAATGCCTCATTCTCTCAGACAAAAAGCTCATTGCCACAATCGGACTCGAAAACGTCGTTGTCGTC
- a CDS encoding fibronectin type III domain-containing protein, whose product MIEKLKSPWRRRDDQWNDDREIPSKMSGKFRRVVRSVAILLGVAVIGGSIAGGVNMWLARRSEQSKLLAVENGKSQESALNAIEGSPVESNPVAEVLGENDLGSIGVLSSENYRVGQIVLGGDVGLLSQGDELTELGINDIRGETLSSKNQNEGRALITWRTSKAAKSTLTYSKTAGGSEKSIDEDGFGMSHSAVLSNLDLSSTYLYTVTVRDRYGNEVTSDPHAVYTGTRVVSLFELITNALQEVFGWAVKK is encoded by the coding sequence ATGATTGAGAAATTGAAATCTCCTTGGCGCCGGAGAGATGATCAATGGAACGATGATCGGGAGATCCCCTCGAAGATGTCGGGAAAGTTTCGTCGTGTTGTGAGGAGTGTTGCGATTCTTCTTGGGGTGGCGGTGATTGGCGGGTCAATAGCGGGCGGGGTCAACATGTGGCTTGCTCGTCGATCGGAACAATCGAAGCTACTGGCGGTTGAGAATGGAAAATCACAGGAGAGCGCTTTAAATGCCATAGAAGGTTCGCCGGTTGAATCGAATCCGGTGGCGGAAGTGCTGGGAGAGAATGATTTGGGAAGTATCGGCGTGCTTTCAAGTGAGAATTACCGTGTCGGGCAAATTGTACTTGGAGGCGATGTGGGATTGCTCTCGCAGGGTGATGAGCTGACTGAGCTTGGCATAAACGATATTCGCGGCGAAACATTGAGCAGTAAAAACCAAAATGAGGGTCGCGCGCTTATTACCTGGAGAACCAGTAAGGCAGCAAAGTCGACCCTGACTTATAGTAAAACGGCTGGCGGAAGCGAAAAGTCCATTGACGAGGATGGATTCGGTATGTCACATAGCGCCGTTCTTTCCAACCTGGATCTTTCTTCGACGTATCTCTATACGGTGACGGTCCGTGATCGCTATGGAAATGAGGTGACGAGTGATCCGCATGCGGTATATACGGGGACTCGCGTCGTATCGCTTTTCGAGCTTATTACCAATGCGTTGCAAGAGGTCTTCGGGTGGGCAGTAAAGAAATAA